In one window of Ruminococcus albus AD2013 DNA:
- a CDS encoding DUF169 domain-containing protein, translating into MEQNNRLSELLKNTIGQRYDAIALKMIADETEIPKNAVYPLRDLEQHLALCQAFALSRREGKTVYMQKQDHWCWAPLIAYGQYELHKDSEAFNALLPVIGIPDPEAAAAFIENIPHLPTGVYQGILTAPLGSAGFEPDVIVINCRNAELRTILFGIKTQTGQTMKTEFDAIDSCVWGIIPAITKGEYRVSFPDPGDFQRAHTSEDDVIFAVPKARFAEFEKGLQTLAQMGMVHSFFQPGMEYDFVRPAFYNRMFKAWGLDVGKNDPNCPF; encoded by the coding sequence ATGGAACAAAATAATCGTCTTTCGGAATTACTAAAAAACACAATCGGTCAGCGCTATGATGCTATTGCATTAAAAATGATCGCAGATGAAACAGAAATCCCCAAAAATGCTGTTTATCCGCTGCGTGATCTCGAACAGCATCTTGCACTGTGTCAGGCGTTCGCGCTTTCAAGACGTGAAGGCAAAACTGTTTATATGCAAAAACAGGACCACTGGTGCTGGGCCCCTCTGATTGCTTACGGACAATATGAACTGCATAAGGATTCAGAAGCTTTCAATGCACTTCTTCCGGTGATCGGCATTCCAGATCCTGAAGCTGCTGCTGCATTTATTGAGAATATCCCGCATCTGCCGACCGGTGTTTATCAAGGCATTTTGACAGCCCCTCTTGGATCTGCAGGATTTGAACCGGATGTGATCGTGATCAATTGCCGCAATGCGGAATTGCGTACAATTTTGTTTGGAATCAAGACGCAGACCGGTCAGACAATGAAAACAGAGTTTGATGCGATCGATTCTTGCGTATGGGGCATTATTCCGGCTATCACAAAAGGTGAATACCGCGTTTCATTTCCAGATCCGGGTGATTTTCAAAGAGCACATACCAGTGAGGATGATGTAATATTTGCAGTCCCGAAAGCTCGGTTTGCAGAATTTGAAAAGGGACTTCAAACACTGGCGCAGATGGGCATGGTACACAGCTTCTTCCAGCCGGGGATGGAATATGATTTTGTCCGTCCGGCATTTTACAATAGAATGTTCAAGGCTTGGGGGCTGGATGTAGGAAAGAATGACCCGAATTGTCCATTTTAA
- a CDS encoding dockerin type I repeat-containing protein has protein sequence MYKNKRSIISRLSAMTTGILLAAQCFTAFAETPSICGDVNRDGKINVTDIIITAAHVKGKKLLSEKQAFIADVNSDGKVNISDITLIAAQCKGKKMLPRVNKPEFRKLSSLTGETLRAASNGKLVTVNFTPQENDPSNGVYDVKVTDIETEKIERVLSFDHYVAVAGIKKDGTLIIVDEVSGNSANICFYHPDKDEPEVVETELFYPDVTYNEENDEVYLYDGRIYKLTAQGEMEDISPFSEDDDYYISCDLKNKMIGLRSDSKENPFLGDLSVISLQTGKTLWNTVQHSGSTTFSKGYTVVTDIIDKTDGIETSLRCYDTKTGEKLGIYKYDDYEPIMYSSEKSDKFIFDDHFCKVLVFDPSNGGMACIDTGLKNMTLCNAVFLDEDTAALVIAYMDGEKSKQDVFILDTSKLEYNKLPDGIDVETSDVFKPKTLGDELKEQRKTADRLEDEYGITILIGNEVLNVQNYGYSWSSTEENMDPHYPEILDSTLYELEQWLKVYPEGFFEKFKTEDNPEGYRLLLIDDFNENDGLVNQVAGRTFRASDDYIDIAVSQYCGNLDGVMDHETWHAVEDLVGLEDPFDEDEWEKLNPEGFEYFTGDYFAGDMPWDEEFEQYLTHWASRNHNYENGYFVRDYSVINPHEDRATIMEFVYPSFTKSGVYDMEEELPKYAHINAKLEYMAEWIRPYFGYVYWEEMIKNKYIPAPGEALG, from the coding sequence ATGTACAAAAATAAAAGAAGTATCATCAGCAGATTATCCGCGATGACAACAGGTATCCTGCTGGCGGCACAGTGCTTTACCGCATTTGCCGAAACACCGTCAATTTGCGGTGATGTTAATCGTGACGGAAAGATAAATGTAACGGACATTATTATCACAGCGGCTCATGTTAAGGGCAAAAAGTTACTTAGCGAAAAGCAAGCTTTCATTGCTGATGTAAACAGCGACGGTAAGGTAAATATATCGGATATCACACTGATCGCCGCACAATGCAAGGGCAAAAAAATGCTGCCAAGGGTGAACAAACCCGAGTTTCGTAAGCTGAGTTCGCTGACGGGTGAGACACTTAGAGCTGCTTCCAACGGAAAGTTGGTAACGGTAAATTTTACGCCGCAGGAAAATGACCCGTCAAATGGCGTGTATGATGTCAAGGTGACTGATATAGAAACAGAGAAAATAGAGCGCGTTCTTTCTTTTGATCACTATGTAGCGGTGGCAGGAATAAAGAAAGACGGCACACTGATAATCGTTGATGAAGTTTCCGGTAATAGCGCGAATATATGCTTCTATCACCCCGACAAGGACGAGCCCGAGGTAGTTGAAACAGAACTGTTTTATCCCGATGTAACGTATAATGAGGAGAATGACGAGGTGTATCTGTATGACGGCAGGATATACAAGCTGACTGCGCAGGGTGAGATGGAAGATATATCGCCTTTCTCAGAAGATGATGATTATTATATTAGCTGTGATCTCAAAAACAAAATGATCGGGTTGCGATCTGACAGTAAGGAAAACCCTTTCCTTGGTGATCTCAGTGTGATCTCACTGCAAACAGGAAAGACACTGTGGAATACAGTGCAGCACAGCGGCAGCACAACGTTTTCAAAGGGATACACGGTAGTGACCGATATTATAGATAAAACCGATGGCATTGAAACTTCTCTGCGATGCTATGACACAAAGACCGGTGAGAAGCTGGGCATATACAAATATGACGACTACGAGCCGATAATGTACTCTTCTGAAAAAAGCGACAAGTTCATTTTTGATGACCATTTCTGTAAGGTTCTGGTGTTCGATCCGAGTAACGGCGGGATGGCGTGTATTGATACAGGTTTGAAGAATATGACTTTATGTAATGCGGTATTCCTCGACGAGGACACAGCGGCATTGGTTATAGCTTATATGGATGGAGAAAAATCAAAGCAAGATGTTTTTATCCTTGATACTTCCAAGCTGGAGTACAATAAGCTTCCCGATGGCATTGATGTTGAAACTTCCGATGTTTTTAAGCCAAAGACACTTGGCGATGAGCTTAAAGAACAGCGCAAAACGGCTGACAGGCTGGAAGACGAGTACGGAATAACCATACTTATCGGTAATGAAGTGCTGAATGTTCAGAATTATGGTTATTCATGGAGCTCCACTGAGGAAAATATGGATCCTCATTATCCGGAAATACTCGATAGTACCCTGTACGAGCTGGAGCAATGGCTGAAGGTATATCCCGAGGGATTCTTTGAGAAGTTCAAAACGGAAGACAATCCTGAGGGATACAGGCTTCTTCTGATAGATGATTTTAATGAAAATGATGGATTAGTAAATCAGGTAGCAGGTCGGACATTCAGGGCTTCTGACGATTATATTGATATTGCAGTGAGCCAATACTGTGGTAATTTAGATGGAGTAATGGATCATGAAACATGGCACGCTGTTGAAGATCTGGTAGGGCTGGAAGATCCTTTTGACGAGGACGAATGGGAAAAGCTCAACCCCGAAGGTTTTGAATACTTCACAGGAGATTACTTCGCCGGTGATATGCCCTGGGACGAAGAATTTGAACAGTATCTGACCCATTGGGCAAGCAGAAATCATAACTATGAGAACGGTTATTTTGTAAGAGATTACAGTGTGATAAATCCACATGAGGACAGGGCGACTATTATGGAATTTGTTTATCCGTCTTTTACAAAGTCAGGAGTTTACGATATGGAAGAGGAACTCCCGAAGTATGCTCATATCAATGCCAAGCTGGAATATATGGCTGAGTGGATCAGACCGTACTTCGGATATGTATATTGGGAAGAAATGATAAAGAACAAATATATTCCCGCGCCCGGAGAAGCATTGGGTTAA
- a CDS encoding methionine ABC transporter permease: MSFLKFPFWEVVKHAFSKEVWDVLLPAVWDTLYMVALSAVITLVLGVLLGIALSVISKEGVRPVPVLNETAGTIVNCLRSLPQMIMIIITLPLARMLLGQSYGVNACIIALAASCIPMYARLVQGAFVEIPKGKIEAAKAMGSSSAAIVFKVMLPEAIPSIIRGFTVALIGIISMTALAGSFGAGGIGDIAVRFGFNRFYHDMLIASVLVLIVMVEIAQIFGDLISNLILKKRHLI; this comes from the coding sequence TTGAGTTTTTTGAAATTTCCTTTCTGGGAAGTGGTAAAGCACGCATTCAGCAAAGAGGTCTGGGACGTACTGCTCCCAGCTGTGTGGGATACTCTTTACATGGTGGCACTCAGCGCAGTGATAACCCTCGTGCTGGGAGTACTTCTAGGCATAGCACTTTCAGTTATATCCAAGGAAGGCGTTAGACCCGTACCTGTACTGAATGAAACGGCAGGCACGATAGTCAATTGTCTCAGGTCACTTCCCCAGATGATAATGATAATCATAACACTCCCGCTGGCACGAATGTTGCTGGGGCAAAGCTACGGTGTAAATGCTTGTATAATCGCACTGGCGGCAAGCTGTATACCCATGTACGCAAGACTGGTGCAGGGTGCATTCGTTGAGATACCCAAAGGCAAGATAGAAGCCGCAAAGGCAATGGGCAGCAGCTCGGCGGCGATAGTTTTCAAGGTGATGCTGCCCGAAGCTATACCTTCTATAATAAGAGGGTTCACAGTAGCACTTATAGGTATAATCTCCATGACAGCACTGGCAGGAAGCTTCGGCGCGGGCGGTATCGGCGATATAGCAGTGCGCTTCGGCTTCAACAGATTTTACCACGATATGCTGATAGCTTCTGTGCTGGTACTTATAGTCATGGTTGAGATAGCACAGATATTCGGCGACCTGATATCAAATCTCATACTTAAAAAGAGACATCTTATATAA
- a CDS encoding biotin transporter BioY, which produces MVLISMFTALITAGAYIRIPVPVCPFTLQFLFTTLAGIILGKNKGAAATALYVILGLAGLPVFTGGGGIGYVLQPTFGYLVGFIAGSYITGAIAHSAKPDTKRILIGCFAGLAVVYAFGMLYYYIISAVYLHDPIGIGTLFLYCFVLAVPGDIALCLLSAILAKRLMPVIHEKGTV; this is translated from the coding sequence ATGGTTCTGATATCAATGTTTACCGCGCTGATAACAGCAGGCGCATATATTCGTATCCCTGTTCCTGTTTGCCCGTTCACACTGCAGTTTCTGTTCACCACTCTTGCAGGGATCATTCTTGGAAAAAACAAAGGTGCTGCGGCAACAGCTCTGTATGTTATTCTTGGGCTTGCAGGATTGCCTGTTTTTACAGGCGGAGGCGGTATAGGTTATGTGCTGCAGCCGACATTCGGCTATCTTGTTGGTTTTATTGCGGGATCGTATATTACGGGAGCTATTGCCCACAGCGCAAAACCTGATACAAAACGCATACTGATCGGCTGTTTTGCAGGACTTGCGGTTGTTTACGCTTTTGGAATGCTCTACTACTATATTATAAGTGCAGTATATTTGCATGATCCCATAGGAATAGGTACTTTGTTTTTGTACTGCTTTGTGCTTGCAGTTCCGGGGGATATTGCACTTTGTTTATTATCTGCAATATTAGCTAAAAGGCTTATGCCTGTAATTCATGAGAAAGGAACAGTATAA
- the bioD gene encoding dethiobiotin synthase, with protein MHKGIFVTGTGTDIGKTFVTALLVKKLSEIGCNTAYFKAAVSGNKRDENGRLIPGDAAYVKKISGITQPLDTMCPYIYETAVSPHLASKIEGDPVEISTVKTQYKKICDEYEYVICEGSGGIVCPIRYDDKKIMLEDIIKALGLPTIIVADAGLGTINSVVLTCEYMKAHGLEIRGLILNNFHRGDVMEEDNKLMCEKLTGVPVIACVGKNDTDIDISEDALKRICDRGEKK; from the coding sequence ATGCATAAAGGAATATTTGTTACAGGCACGGGGACGGATATCGGAAAGACATTTGTCACAGCACTGCTTGTCAAAAAACTTAGTGAAATAGGTTGCAACACTGCCTATTTCAAAGCGGCAGTCAGTGGAAACAAACGTGATGAAAACGGCAGACTCATACCAGGTGATGCTGCTTATGTAAAGAAAATATCGGGAATAACACAGCCGCTTGATACAATGTGTCCTTATATTTATGAAACGGCAGTATCTCCTCACCTTGCTTCAAAGATAGAGGGTGATCCTGTGGAAATCAGTACGGTCAAGACACAGTACAAAAAGATCTGCGATGAATATGAATACGTTATCTGCGAAGGAAGCGGCGGTATCGTATGTCCCATTCGTTATGATGATAAAAAGATAATGCTGGAGGATATTATCAAAGCCCTCGGACTTCCCACGATCATAGTGGCAGATGCAGGACTTGGAACGATCAACAGCGTGGTTCTTACATGTGAATACATGAAGGCTCACGGTCTGGAGATACGGGGATTGATATTGAACAACTTCCACCGGGGCGATGTAATGGAAGAGGATAACAAGCTGATGTGCGAAAAACTCACAGGGGTGCCTGTTATTGCCTGTGTCGGTAAGAATGATACCGATATTGACATTTCAGAAGACGCACTGAAAAGAATATGTGACAGAGGAGAGAAAAAATGA
- a CDS encoding IS110 family transposase: MYYTQNEKILQVGEEKIIVGIDVGSEKHYARAFDWRGMEYSKKAYVFTNDAEGFAGFFEWITGIMEKSGKETVMPAMEPTGHYWFDLAKFIQDNGMQPVLVNPLHVKRSKELDDHLPSKNDRKDPKTIAKLVIEGRYAYPYMPEGIYAELRNATVLRFQAEAELTRIKNRIQRWFAIYFPEYKDVYGSFSAVSSMMILKKAALPCDIIALGEEKINEIWREAKLRAVGKKRAKTLVEAARRSIGHTEGHETARFEITLLLEDYDRLQNRLEQIMELIETLVSKVPYAKKLMQIKGIGIKTVSGFIAEVGDVSRFNDPKQIQKLAGQAIVANSSGKHKGQSRISKRGRKRLRFLLFEAVLSLTATNPEFKEIHHYYTGRKTNPLKKKQSLMVLSNKLIRVFYAILKSGADYDPEKLLRDIRRPEELQAA, from the coding sequence ATGTATTATACACAAAATGAAAAGATTTTGCAAGTAGGAGAAGAAAAAATAATTGTCGGGATCGATGTAGGCAGCGAAAAGCACTATGCCAGAGCATTTGACTGGAGAGGGATGGAATATTCAAAGAAGGCCTATGTGTTCACAAATGACGCAGAAGGATTCGCAGGCTTTTTTGAATGGATCACCGGGATCATGGAAAAGAGCGGAAAAGAAACCGTTATGCCGGCTATGGAGCCGACAGGACATTACTGGTTCGATCTCGCTAAGTTTATTCAGGATAACGGAATGCAGCCGGTACTGGTCAATCCGCTCCACGTTAAGCGAAGCAAAGAACTTGATGATCACCTTCCCAGCAAGAACGACAGGAAGGATCCCAAAACAATTGCGAAACTCGTCATTGAAGGCAGATACGCTTATCCGTATATGCCTGAGGGTATATACGCCGAGCTAAGAAACGCAACCGTTCTTAGGTTTCAGGCAGAGGCAGAACTCACACGGATCAAAAATCGCATACAGCGCTGGTTTGCGATATACTTTCCGGAGTATAAAGACGTTTACGGTAGTTTCAGTGCAGTCAGCAGTATGATGATACTGAAAAAAGCTGCACTGCCGTGTGACATCATAGCGCTCGGAGAGGAAAAGATCAATGAGATATGGCGTGAAGCCAAGCTGAGAGCAGTCGGTAAAAAGAGGGCTAAGACCCTGGTAGAGGCTGCAAGGCGAAGCATAGGTCATACCGAGGGACATGAAACTGCGAGGTTTGAGATAACTCTGCTGCTTGAGGACTACGACAGACTTCAAAACCGACTTGAACAGATAATGGAGCTGATCGAAACACTGGTCAGTAAGGTGCCATATGCAAAGAAGCTGATGCAGATAAAGGGCATCGGGATAAAGACCGTATCAGGATTTATCGCAGAGGTCGGAGATGTAAGCAGATTTAATGACCCCAAGCAGATACAGAAGCTTGCAGGGCAGGCAATAGTTGCGAACAGCTCGGGCAAGCACAAAGGGCAGTCAAGGATAAGTAAGCGAGGGCGGAAGCGGCTTAGGTTTCTTCTGTTTGAGGCAGTCTTATCACTGACAGCGACAAATCCGGAATTCAAGGAAATACATCACTATTACACAGGCAGAAAAACGAATCCGCTGAAAAAGAAACAGTCGCTGATGGTACTGTCAAACAAGCTGATACGAGTGTTTTATGCCATACTGAAAAGTGGTGCTGACTATGATCCTGAAAAACTGTTAAGAGACATCAGGCGTCCCGAAGAGCTGCAAGCAGCTTAA
- a CDS encoding CarD family transcriptional regulator — translation MYKVDDMVMYGSFGICKVTAIEKRDLTGEEQEYYILKHINSEKNIFYVPTNNDKALSKMHRICSKAEVDELISHMNSEGLIWIDNDIKRKEEYSRIIKDADKHEIIRLIKTLYLRRKELAKNGKKLRSTDENYLNLAENMLFEEFAYALDIDKSEVVEYIEKHIA, via the coding sequence GTGTATAAAGTTGACGATATGGTAATGTACGGCTCATTCGGTATATGTAAGGTCACAGCGATAGAAAAGCGTGATCTTACAGGAGAAGAACAGGAATATTACATTCTTAAACATATAAACTCTGAGAAAAACATCTTCTATGTACCGACCAATAATGACAAGGCTCTCAGTAAGATGCACCGGATATGCTCAAAGGCTGAGGTCGATGAGCTGATCTCCCACATGAACTCTGAGGGGCTTATATGGATTGACAACGACATCAAGCGCAAGGAAGAATACAGCCGCATTATTAAAGATGCCGACAAGCATGAGATCATAAGACTTATCAAAACGCTGTACCTTCGCCGTAAGGAGCTGGCGAAGAACGGAAAGAAGCTGCGCTCCACCGACGAGAACTATCTTAACCTTGCTGAAAATATGCTCTTTGAAGAGTTTGCCTACGCTCTTGATATCGACAAAAGCGAAGTTGTTGAATATATCGAAAAGCATATCGCATGA
- the bioB gene encoding biotin synthase BioB produces MKKITEKIINGKRLTKEDDLSFLLSTELEELTECADKLRKHFSGSRADLCSIINGRSGRCSEDCKFCAQSSHHCTGIEEYAFLDKQKITAECQHNEEQGVHRFAIVTAGRRLSGNEFEKALDTYRTLSCEHHVGLCASFGLLEVEQFSMLRQAGVTRYHANIETSRANFKNICTTHTFEDKLECIRRAKAAGLEVCSGGIIGMGESWQDRIDMALTLSELGVSSIPINALMPIKGTPLENIERINESDILRTVAIFRFIVPEADIRLAAGRNLMTNCGERAFLSGANSAITGDMLTTSGNRIREDIAMLNRIGYSTGRDNNA; encoded by the coding sequence ATTAAGAAAATTACGGAGAAGATAATCAATGGAAAAAGGCTTACAAAAGAAGATGATCTGAGTTTTCTTCTTAGCACTGAATTAGAAGAACTGACAGAATGTGCCGATAAACTGCGTAAACATTTCAGCGGCAGCAGAGCCGATCTTTGCAGTATAATCAACGGAAGAAGCGGTCGATGCTCCGAGGACTGCAAGTTCTGTGCGCAATCGTCCCATCACTGTACGGGTATCGAAGAATATGCTTTTCTTGATAAGCAGAAGATCACGGCTGAATGTCAGCATAATGAAGAACAGGGCGTACATCGCTTTGCGATAGTTACCGCAGGACGCAGACTGAGCGGTAATGAATTTGAAAAGGCGCTTGATACATATCGTACCCTTTCATGTGAACATCATGTGGGTTTATGTGCCTCATTCGGTCTGCTTGAAGTAGAGCAGTTCTCTATGCTTCGTCAGGCTGGAGTTACAAGGTATCATGCGAATATAGAAACTTCGAGAGCAAATTTCAAAAATATCTGCACAACACACACTTTTGAGGACAAACTTGAATGTATACGCAGAGCGAAGGCGGCAGGACTTGAAGTATGTTCTGGCGGTATCATAGGTATGGGCGAAAGCTGGCAGGATCGTATCGATATGGCTCTTACACTTAGTGAGCTTGGCGTAAGTTCGATACCGATCAACGCTTTGATGCCAATTAAAGGAACACCTCTTGAAAATATCGAACGGATCAACGAGTCTGATATTCTGCGGACTGTTGCGATATTCCGCTTTATCGTTCCCGAAGCCGATATCCGCCTTGCCGCAGGTCGAAACCTTATGACAAATTGTGGTGAAAGAGCTTTTCTTTCTGGTGCAAATTCGGCTATCACGGGTGATATGCTGACTACATCGGGAAATCGTATACGTGAAGATATTGCTATGCTGAATCGGATCGGATATTCTACGGGGAGGGATAACAATGCATAA
- a CDS encoding MetQ/NlpA family ABC transporter substrate-binding protein: MKNNRLYSAAIAAALISAVLTGCGGNAKADSPEKKSKTKTADGKELTTITALADLTPHSEILEYVEPKLNEKGYTIDIVSTASDATWNEKTQNGEVDFNFNQHEPYLIEWNEINNGTLVNIGGVHVEPIGAYSEKYTSADEVPDGATVVLPDDATNEYRALRILEQQGWIKLGNTENARASVADIEEYIKPIEITELDSYQINAHINEFDVYINNTNKVIEAGLDATKYLFREGEDSPYANIIVTTPDKADDPGLKALVEILQSEDTAKFILDKYNGAVIPVTKVSE; this comes from the coding sequence ATGAAAAACAACAGACTTTATTCGGCAGCCATAGCAGCAGCACTTATCTCGGCAGTACTTACAGGCTGCGGCGGAAATGCAAAGGCAGATTCACCCGAGAAAAAGAGCAAGACCAAAACAGCTGACGGCAAGGAACTCACCACCATAACAGCACTGGCAGACCTCACCCCACACAGCGAGATACTCGAATACGTAGAGCCTAAGCTGAATGAGAAAGGCTATACCATCGATATAGTCAGCACAGCTTCAGATGCTACATGGAATGAAAAGACCCAGAACGGCGAGGTAGATTTCAACTTCAATCAGCATGAACCTTATCTTATTGAATGGAACGAGATAAACAACGGTACACTGGTAAATATCGGCGGTGTACACGTTGAGCCTATCGGCGCATACTCCGAGAAATATACTTCCGCAGACGAAGTACCCGACGGTGCAACAGTAGTTCTGCCAGATGATGCCACAAACGAATACAGAGCTCTCCGTATTCTTGAACAGCAGGGCTGGATAAAGCTGGGCAATACCGAGAACGCGCGTGCAAGTGTAGCTGATATCGAAGAGTACATCAAGCCCATCGAGATAACCGAGCTTGACAGCTATCAGATAAATGCACATATCAATGAGTTCGATGTGTACATAAACAACACCAACAAGGTAATCGAAGCAGGTCTTGACGCAACAAAGTATCTGTTCCGTGAAGGCGAGGATTCACCCTATGCCAATATTATCGTGACCACCCCAGATAAGGCAGATGACCCGGGCCTGAAAGCACTGGTCGAGATACTCCAGTCCGAGGATACAGCGAAGTTCATCCTTGATAAGTATAACGGCGCAGTGATACCTGTGACCAAGGTCTCCGAGTGA
- a CDS encoding methionine ABC transporter ATP-binding protein, producing the protein MSSYIRIEGLYKSFKNRKEENTVLKGIDLEIEKGDIFGIVGFSGAGKSTLVRCINRLEEPDRGKIFIGETEILSLNKKQLTERRKKIGMIFQQFNLFDSMTVFKNIAYPLKLLGVSKKDIETKVNKLLELVGLSDKKNAYPGSLSGGQKQRVGIARALATDPDVLLSDEATSALDPVSTLSILDLLEHINKELGVTIIMITHELEAAKRICNRVAVLENGVITETGTTRDIFLDPQSNTGKIFLEVYKEFRHDNSFTGGEGI; encoded by the coding sequence ATGAGTTCATATATAAGAATAGAAGGGCTATACAAGTCATTTAAAAACAGAAAAGAAGAAAATACAGTCCTCAAGGGTATCGACCTTGAGATCGAAAAGGGTGATATCTTCGGGATAGTCGGTTTTTCAGGGGCAGGCAAATCCACACTTGTCAGGTGCATCAACCGCCTTGAAGAACCCGACAGAGGCAAAATATTCATCGGTGAAACCGAGATACTTTCACTGAATAAAAAACAGCTCACCGAACGCCGAAAAAAAATAGGCATGATATTCCAGCAGTTCAATCTTTTTGATTCCATGACGGTATTCAAGAATATCGCATATCCGTTGAAACTGCTGGGGGTATCAAAAAAGGATATTGAGACAAAGGTCAATAAGCTGCTGGAGCTTGTGGGTCTTTCCGATAAGAAGAATGCTTATCCCGGTTCGCTTTCGGGCGGACAGAAACAGCGCGTAGGCATAGCAAGGGCACTTGCTACCGACCCCGATGTGCTTCTCTCCGATGAAGCCACCAGCGCCCTCGACCCTGTTTCAACCCTTTCGATACTCGACCTGCTTGAACATATCAACAAAGAGCTTGGCGTTACCATAATAATGATAACCCACGAGCTTGAAGCGGCAAAGCGCATATGCAACAGGGTTGCAGTTCTGGAAAACGGCGTGATAACCGAAACAGGCACCACAAGGGATATCTTCCTTGACCCCCAGAGCAATACGGGTAAAATATTCCTTGAAGTATACAAAGAATTCAGACATGATAATTCATTTACAGGAGGTGAGGGAATTTGA